A single Garra rufa chromosome 9, GarRuf1.0, whole genome shotgun sequence DNA region contains:
- the LOC141343323 gene encoding trypsin-2-like, translated as MRSLVFLVLLGAAFALDDDKIVGGYECTPHSQPWQVSLNIGYHFCGGSLVNENWVVSAAHCYQSRIEVRLGEHNIVVNEGSEQYIDSAKVIRHPNYDSWTIDSDIMLIKLSAPASLNGYVQPVSLPSGCASAGTMCSVTGWGDTMSSTDSNKLQCLEIPILSDSDCNNSYPGMITSTMFCAGYLEGGKDSCQGDSGGPVVCNGQLHGIVSWGYGCAEKNHPGVYSKVCMFSQWIADTMSSN; from the exons ATGAGGTCTTTGGTGTTCCTGGTGCTCCTTGGAGCCGCCT TTGCTCTGGATGATGACAAGATTGTTGGTGGCTATGAGTGCACACCCCATTCCCAGCCCTGGCAGGTGTCTCTGAACATTGGCTACCACTTCTGCGGTGGCTCTCTGGTCAACGAGAACTGGGTTGTGTCTGCTGCTCACTGCTACCAGTC GCGTATTGAGGTCCGTTTGGGTGAGCACAACATTGTGGTCAATGAGGGATCTGAACAGTACATAGATTCCGCAAAGGTCATCCGCCACCCCAACTATGACTCCTGGACCATTGACAGTGACATCATGCTGATCAAGCTTAGCGCTCCCGCTTCCCTCAACGGGTATGTGCAGCCTGTGTCTCTGCCCAGTGGCTGTGCCTCCGCTGGCACCATGTGCAGTGTTACTGGCTGGGGAGACACCATGAGCTCTA CTGACTCCAACAAGCTCCAGTGTCTGGAGATCCCCATCCTCTCCGACAGCGACTGCAACAACTCCTACCCTGGTATGATCACCAGTACCATGTTCTGCGCTGGATACCTGGAGGGAGGAAAGGACTCTTGTCAG GGTGACTCTGGTGGCCCTGTGGTCTGCAATGGTCAGCTGCACGGTATTGTGTCCTGGGGTTATGGCTGTGCTGAGAAGAATCATCCTGGTGTCTATTCCAAG GTGTGCATGTTCAGCCAATGGATCGCCGACACCATGAGCAGCAACTAA